From Spiroplasma eriocheiris, the proteins below share one genomic window:
- a CDS encoding glycoside hydrolase family 1 protein, with amino-acid sequence MAKYKFPDQFLWGSAFSEPQTEGASLEDGKAPSNWDHWFQIEKYRFFNQTPCLNDFYHRYPEDIKIARDLNFNSLRTSIQWTRLIPDGKNINPKGVEFYNNVINEMLKNKIKPIINLFHFDMPFWAQLKGGWVSREVVDAFVFYAKTCFELFGDRVEMFTTFNEPIVVIEGGYWHDWHYPNEINMQKGMQAQWNTVIAHLKAVREYRKLKLSGQIGCILNILPSIPRSQHPADLAAAKWHDLFATKCFLDPMVNQSYPYELKDLAQQYNFMWEILPEDEALIKDPNLKIDFLGMNYYQPARVKCVDFVPNFKNGAITPHYFYEDYAMPGRRMNQYRGWEIFPKAIYLALMNLKNNYGNIPVYISENGMGVENEERFIKNGVIQDDYRVEFVKEHLAWLNKAIQEGSNCFGYHSWAYIDNWSWMNTYKNRYGFVQLDLNNNSKRILKKSADFIKQVASTNEVEFDHELI; translated from the coding sequence ATGGCAAAATATAAGTTTCCAGACCAATTTTTATGAGGAAGTGCTTTCTCAGAACCACAAACCGAAGGAGCTAGTTTAGAAGATGGTAAAGCACCATCAAATTGAGATCATTGATTTCAAATTGAAAAATACCGGTTTTTTAACCAAACTCCGTGCTTAAATGATTTTTATCATCGTTATCCAGAGGATATTAAAATTGCTCGGGATTTAAACTTTAATTCCCTACGAACATCAATTCAATGAACAAGATTAATTCCCGATGGCAAAAATATCAACCCGAAAGGTGTTGAATTTTATAATAATGTTATTAATGAAATGCTAAAAAATAAGATTAAACCAATTATTAATTTATTTCATTTTGACATGCCCTTTTGAGCCCAATTAAAAGGTGGCTGGGTTTCGCGCGAAGTTGTAGATGCTTTTGTGTTTTATGCTAAAACATGTTTTGAATTATTTGGTGATCGCGTAGAAATGTTTACTACTTTTAACGAACCAATTGTTGTTATTGAAGGTGGCTATTGGCATGACTGACATTATCCGAATGAGATTAATATGCAAAAAGGAATGCAAGCCCAATGAAATACAGTTATTGCTCATTTAAAAGCAGTCCGCGAATATCGCAAACTAAAATTATCAGGTCAAATTGGCTGTATTTTAAACATTTTGCCATCAATTCCTCGTAGTCAACACCCCGCAGATTTAGCTGCCGCTAAATGACATGATTTGTTTGCAACCAAATGTTTTTTAGATCCGATGGTTAACCAAAGTTACCCCTACGAATTAAAAGATTTAGCGCAACAATACAATTTTATGTGAGAAATTCTTCCCGAAGATGAAGCACTAATTAAAGATCCAAATTTAAAAATTGATTTTTTAGGAATGAACTATTATCAACCAGCCCGGGTTAAATGTGTTGATTTTGTTCCTAATTTTAAAAATGGGGCCATTACCCCCCATTATTTTTACGAAGATTACGCAATGCCAGGACGTCGAATGAACCAATATCGGGGATGAGAAATTTTTCCAAAGGCAATTTACTTAGCATTAATGAATTTAAAGAATAATTATGGCAATATTCCAGTTTATATTTCGGAAAATGGGATGGGTGTTGAAAATGAAGAACGTTTTATTAAAAATGGTGTTATTCAAGATGACTATCGGGTTGAGTTTGTAAAAGAACACTTAGCGTGATTAAACAAAGCAATCCAGGAAGGTTCTAATTGTTTTGGCTATCATTCGTGAGCCTATATAGATAACTGGTCATGAATGAATACGTACAAAAATCGTTATGGGTTTGTGCAATTGGATCTAAATAATAATAGTAAACGAATCTTAAAAAAATCAGCTGATTTTATTAAACAAGTAGCTTCAACTAATGAAGTTGAATTTGACCACGAACTAATTTAA
- a CDS encoding PTS sugar transporter subunit IIB → MKNILLVCSAGMSTSILVKKMEDAAALKGIDVHVEAKAMAEAQSVLNDWDVILLGPQVKFMEGNIKSMTTKPVSVIPSNIYALGKGPEALDLALKMLG, encoded by the coding sequence ATGAAAAATATTTTATTGGTGTGTTCAGCCGGAATGAGTACTTCAATTTTAGTTAAAAAAATGGAAGATGCAGCTGCTTTAAAAGGAATTGATGTTCATGTTGAAGCAAAAGCAATGGCGGAAGCACAATCAGTATTAAATGACTGAGATGTCATTTTACTTGGCCCACAAGTAAAGTTTATGGAAGGAAACATTAAATCAATGACTACAAAACCAGTATCAGTGATTCCTTCTAATATATATGCCTTAGGAAAAGGACCTGAAGCATTAGACTTAGCATTAAAAATGTTAGGATAA
- a CDS encoding PTS transporter subunit EIIC, whose amino-acid sequence MGTNGIVVILAERWNQVQIAKDAFGFGAAIYKFFTSWFIGFATGDGGLGLAILYAFMISFFWFFGVHGSNIMAAIFEPIWWMILGINTALVSAGMPKTVNENSGLGIFAKPFFDVFMNIGGSGATLGLLIMTVFLSRRRELKEVAKYALPTGCFNVNEPAIFGYPLVLNPTFITPFIIAPIVGLLIGWVATGPMHIINVVYVAVPWTTPWFIAAILATTSPIAILVAIISFVVTTAIWLPFILLDNKLYYRKLKKTDPTAYEEEMKYLHDKEYRNKVKAEAKAEKDAAKAELKALREKEKAEKNKK is encoded by the coding sequence ATGGGAACAAATGGCATAGTTGTAATTTTAGCGGAACGTTGAAACCAAGTACAAATTGCAAAAGATGCCTTTGGGTTTGGAGCAGCAATTTATAAATTCTTTACTTCATGATTCATTGGTTTTGCAACTGGTGATGGTGGATTAGGATTGGCAATCTTATATGCCTTTATGATTTCATTCTTTTGGTTCTTTGGAGTTCACGGGTCAAATATTATGGCCGCTATCTTTGAACCAATTTGGTGGATGATTTTAGGAATTAATACCGCGTTAGTATCAGCAGGGATGCCAAAAACTGTAAATGAAAATTCGGGTTTAGGAATTTTTGCGAAACCATTCTTCGATGTTTTTATGAATATTGGAGGAAGTGGGGCAACTTTAGGACTATTAATTATGACGGTTTTCTTATCTCGCCGCCGAGAATTAAAAGAAGTTGCTAAATATGCTTTACCAACCGGATGTTTTAATGTTAATGAGCCAGCAATCTTTGGTTATCCATTAGTATTAAACCCAACCTTTATTACACCATTTATTATTGCGCCAATTGTGGGGTTATTAATTGGATGGGTAGCAACTGGACCAATGCATATTATTAATGTCGTTTATGTTGCTGTCCCTTGAACCACACCATGGTTTATTGCCGCGATTTTAGCAACAACTTCGCCAATTGCAATTTTGGTAGCGATAATCTCCTTTGTGGTTACAACGGCTATTTGGTTACCATTCATTTTACTAGATAATAAATTATACTACCGTAAATTGAAAAAAACTGATCCAACTGCTTATGAAGAAGAAATGAAATACTTACACGATAAAGAATATCGTAATAAAGTAAAAGCAGAAGCCAAAGCTGAAAAAGATGCTGCTAAAGCAGAGTTAAAAGCTTTACGAGAAAAAGAAAAAGCCGAAAAAAATAAAAAATAA
- a CDS encoding glycoside hydrolase family 1 protein, translating to MKLPKNFIFAASTCAFQIEGGRNLGGRTSSIWDEFTERNYYIPPAGRPGREINSIKEAADFYTKYKTDARIMKRLGLQGFVYNMDWTRIFPKNSTEVNPEGVKFYDDVFKTLTENNVQPIPILYHWDTPLWAEIQGGFENREVLEWFCKYVQTVFKYLGKYSKIWFVNDENSTFTLLGYLDDYLPPAKKNKTSFVKALHHLHLTGAIAKEEFELAKKAGYVSPDAMLGIDHDWSPAIPYQKDDESVVKKYDKWFKNLFLDPNLKGTYPPEFLTWINENNIDYQILSADLEFLKKHPLDLIGWNYYRPCYITKGDYQEQPGEMQNESATFFVKDFKQVFPKKNVRYTKWNWIIDPSMLVTGAKVLAEEYHKPLMIIENGMGAFDDKTHELIIDEERIEYLALHINEVKKAVAQGINFIGYSLWTYCDIYSPSGGYRKDYGLVAVDFNSKTKTRKPKLSYVWYQRVITSGGENLVYNDLDNLKKLLTTELSTWDIWYQ from the coding sequence ATGAAATTACCAAAAAATTTTATTTTTGCCGCTTCCACCTGTGCCTTTCAAATTGAAGGGGGGCGTAATTTAGGTGGGCGAACTTCCTCAATTTGAGATGAGTTTACTGAGCGGAATTATTATATTCCCCCGGCTGGCAGACCTGGGCGGGAAATTAATTCAATTAAAGAAGCTGCTGATTTTTATACGAAATATAAGACCGATGCGCGAATTATGAAACGCTTAGGTTTGCAAGGGTTTGTTTATAATATGGATTGAACAAGAATTTTTCCTAAAAATAGCACTGAAGTTAACCCAGAGGGAGTTAAGTTTTATGATGATGTTTTTAAAACTTTAACCGAAAATAATGTGCAACCAATTCCAATCTTATATCATTGAGACACACCATTATGAGCAGAAATCCAAGGGGGATTTGAAAATCGTGAAGTCTTAGAATGGTTTTGTAAATATGTGCAAACAGTTTTTAAATACTTAGGTAAATATAGCAAAATTTGATTTGTTAATGATGAAAATTCAACTTTTACCTTATTAGGCTATCTTGATGATTATTTACCACCCGCGAAAAAAAATAAGACTAGTTTTGTAAAAGCTCTCCATCATTTGCATTTAACCGGAGCAATTGCTAAAGAAGAGTTTGAATTAGCAAAAAAAGCGGGCTATGTTTCTCCCGATGCAATGCTAGGAATTGACCATGACTGATCACCAGCAATTCCTTATCAGAAAGATGATGAATCGGTAGTTAAGAAATATGATAAATGATTTAAGAATCTTTTCTTAGATCCTAACTTAAAAGGAACATATCCCCCAGAATTCTTGACATGAATAAATGAAAATAACATTGATTATCAAATTTTATCAGCTGATTTAGAATTTTTAAAAAAACATCCGTTAGATTTAATTGGGTGAAATTACTATCGACCTTGTTACATTACCAAAGGTGATTACCAAGAACAACCTGGTGAAATGCAAAATGAAAGTGCAACTTTTTTTGTTAAAGACTTTAAACAAGTTTTTCCCAAAAAAAATGTTCGTTATACAAAATGAAACTGAATCATTGATCCCTCAATGTTAGTAACCGGGGCGAAAGTTTTAGCTGAGGAATACCACAAACCATTAATGATTATTGAAAATGGAATGGGAGCTTTTGATGATAAAACTCACGAATTAATTATTGATGAAGAACGGATTGAATATTTAGCCTTGCATATTAATGAAGTTAAAAAAGCAGTTGCTCAGGGGATTAATTTTATTGGTTACTCATTATGAACTTATTGTGACATTTATTCACCAAGTGGTGGTTATCGCAAAGATTATGGTTTAGTAGCGGTTGATTTTAATAGTAAAACCAAAACTCGTAAACCCAAATTATCTTATGTGTGATATCAACGCGTGATTACTAGTGGCGGGGAAAATCTAGTTTACAATGATTTGGACAATCTTAAAAAATTATTAACCACAGAATTATCAACATGAGATATTTGGTATCAATAG
- a CDS encoding Gfo/Idh/MocA family protein, which produces MKVVFIGAGRITRWFLDDIKNTKYHDNIVPYGIYNLTIEQAKEYQAKYQMAKVYHSLEELIDDYANYDLDYIGTSDGTHYEIAKPLLAHKINVYCEKPLALTYHQAKELYELAHQNNVLLFDGIKTGFSKAYQAMKKDLANGIIGEVQYVQASHAKVSTSGKIANPQADDKNFVGFHLAGGMYALFISLDVLGPAKVVNYLNNYYNNVHPAIATSVLNLRHENNGISTVLGSDTLTNDLSAMLLGTKGYIKLGGNLAKYNEDYHKDSCHMAYTYEVYNNQNHLIKTVDLPILTAGEGLCLEIEHVYELLQANEITSPIMTPATSLAIIKILELTNNVNDTKVIKLI; this is translated from the coding sequence ATGAAAGTTGTATTTATTGGAGCGGGGAGAATTACCAGATGATTTTTAGATGATATTAAAAATACTAAATATCATGATAATATTGTTCCCTATGGAATTTATAATTTAACAATTGAGCAAGCAAAAGAGTATCAGGCAAAATATCAAATGGCAAAGGTCTATCATAGTTTGGAAGAGTTAATTGATGATTATGCAAATTATGATTTAGATTACATTGGGACTAGTGATGGTACTCACTATGAAATTGCGAAACCATTACTAGCCCATAAAATTAATGTTTATTGTGAAAAACCATTAGCATTAACTTATCATCAGGCCAAAGAATTATATGAACTTGCACACCAAAATAATGTTTTATTATTTGATGGGATTAAGACTGGCTTTTCAAAAGCTTACCAAGCAATGAAAAAAGACCTTGCCAATGGAATAATTGGGGAAGTTCAATATGTCCAGGCTAGTCATGCCAAAGTTTCAACATCTGGTAAAATTGCTAACCCTCAAGCTGATGATAAGAATTTTGTTGGTTTTCACTTAGCAGGAGGAATGTATGCTTTATTTATTAGTCTTGATGTTTTAGGGCCCGCCAAAGTAGTAAATTATTTAAACAACTACTATAATAATGTTCACCCCGCGATTGCGACATCAGTTTTAAATTTGCGCCATGAAAATAATGGGATTTCAACAGTACTTGGTAGTGATACCTTAACGAATGATTTATCAGCAATGTTACTAGGTACGAAAGGTTATATTAAATTAGGGGGAAATTTAGCCAAATATAATGAGGATTATCATAAGGATTCTTGCCATATGGCGTATACTTACGAAGTTTATAATAACCAAAACCATTTAATTAAAACAGTGGACTTGCCAATTCTAACCGCTGGAGAAGGTTTATGTTTAGAAATAGAACATGTTTATGAATTATTACAAGCTAACGAAATAACTTCGCCAATTATGACACCAGCAACTTCATTGGCAATTATTAAAATTTTAGAATTAACAAATAATGTTAATGATACCAAAGTTATTAAATTAATATAA
- a CDS encoding ROK family protein, translating into MENILAIDLGGTSAKCAVFSQQKDIILEFLIPTNLNNILHNIKHGIDKQFIKHQIDWTSIKAIGFAIPGFLDDKAGWLL; encoded by the coding sequence ATGGAAAATATCTTAGCGATTGATTTAGGGGGAACAAGTGCTAAATGTGCAGTTTTTTCCCAACAAAAAGACATTATCTTAGAATTTTTAATTCCAACTAATTTAAATAATATTTTACATAATATTAAGCATGGAATTGATAAACAATTTATAAAGCATCAAATTGACTGAACTTCAATTAAGGCCATTGGTTTTGCAATCCCAGGGTTTTTAGATGATAAAGCTGGGTGATTACTTTAG
- a CDS encoding ROK family protein: MITLAGNLGWKNFNIRSEAAAIFNKEIYIINDANAAALGEYWCGDHGDKATLALYTLGTGIGGGLILNGNLWTGTTGYAGEFGHGGHFQDKYPCTCGLRHCIEPVSSATGLTKLLNEQANQNPESSLGKLKAKLGHHLKLLNIKELFDQKDPLTITTITEGLIPLANHIAIMLYILNPQAIILAGGVTNLGGNLAEIINELVKERVGDFVLPTFKIEISKLQAKAGMYGTAYYAFKNSGLL, translated from the coding sequence GTGATTACTTTAGCAGGAAACTTAGGATGAAAAAATTTTAATATTCGTTCCGAAGCTGCAGCAATTTTTAATAAAGAAATTTATATTATTAATGATGCCAATGCGGCAGCATTAGGAGAATATTGATGTGGGGATCATGGTGATAAAGCAACCCTTGCTTTATATACATTAGGAACCGGAATTGGTGGGGGGTTAATCCTGAATGGTAATCTTTGAACAGGAACAACTGGATATGCGGGGGAATTTGGTCACGGGGGTCATTTTCAAGATAAATATCCGTGTACTTGTGGACTCCGACATTGTATTGAACCAGTGTCTTCCGCAACGGGATTAACTAAATTATTAAATGAGCAAGCTAATCAAAACCCAGAGAGTAGTTTAGGCAAATTAAAAGCAAAGTTAGGTCACCATTTAAAATTATTAAACATCAAAGAATTATTTGACCAAAAAGATCCGTTGACCATAACTACCATTACCGAAGGATTAATCCCGTTAGCTAATCATATTGCTATTATGTTATATATTCTTAATCCCCAGGCGATTATTTTAGCGGGTGGGGTTACTAACTTAGGGGGTAATTTAGCAGAAATTATTAATGAGTTAGTAAAAGAACGAGTTGGGGATTTTGTCCTCCCAACCTTTAAAATTGAAATTTCCAAATTACAAGCCAAGGCAGGGATGTACGGAACTGCTTATTATGCTTTTAAAAATAGTGGATTACTATAA
- a CDS encoding PTS lactose/cellobiose transporter subunit IIA, whose protein sequence is MKQINFEEISFGIITFAGMAKSNGIMAIKSAKEGKIREARNLITEAEQNLVEAEKTHMDVIQQEAQGVKHQIPVLFMHAEDQMMTSQMVVELAKEFIDLYEKLLAKKVID, encoded by the coding sequence ATGAAACAAATAAATTTTGAAGAAATCTCATTTGGAATTATTACTTTTGCGGGAATGGCCAAATCAAATGGAATTATGGCCATCAAGTCAGCAAAAGAAGGAAAAATTAGGGAAGCCCGTAATTTAATTACCGAAGCTGAACAAAATCTTGTGGAAGCTGAAAAAACTCATATGGATGTTATCCAACAAGAAGCACAAGGGGTTAAACACCAAATCCCAGTCTTATTTATGCATGCCGAAGACCAAATGATGACTAGTCAAATGGTTGTTGAATTGGCCAAAGAATTTATTGACTTATACGAAAAATTATTAGCAAAAAAAGTTATTGATTAA
- a CDS encoding DUF871 domain-containing protein: protein MAIDPELSPVEQAILFDQEVHFVRQDLAEYLIRSTWSRIKYHEQDIPVRGAVKEFQPGDVVILNNKAKNYAGELHIILKPMPNDGIRNLVGHLDVNEQEIVKYLQPNTEFVFNQKR from the coding sequence ATTGCTATTGATCCGGAATTATCACCAGTTGAGCAAGCAATTTTATTTGACCAAGAGGTTCATTTTGTCCGCCAAGATCTTGCGGAATATCTTATTCGTAGTACTTGGTCACGAATAAAATACCACGAACAAGATATTCCGGTGCGGGGGGCAGTAAAAGAATTCCAACCGGGGGATGTTGTTATTCTTAATAATAAGGCAAAAAATTATGCCGGAGAATTACATATTATTTTAAAACCAATGCCCAATGATGGAATCCGTAATTTGGTTGGTCATTTAGATGTAAATGAACAAGAAATTGTTAAATATTTGCAACCAAACACCGAGTTTGTGTTTAATCAGAAAAGATAG
- the upp gene encoding uracil phosphoribosyltransferase, whose translation MSFTVIKHPLILDKLTRMRKKDSNSKVFKENLDEIAQLMAYEIFRDLELNEFEIETPVAKTQGYKIARDIVLFPILRAGLGMVDGIIKLVPNAKIGHIGMYRDEKTMQPHEYFAKKPSSIENANVLILDPMLATGGSACLAIEKVKEWGAQGIKLVCLVAAPEGRDFVVKEHPDVAIYVAALDEKLNEKGYIVPGLGDAGDRIFGTK comes from the coding sequence ATGAGTTTTACCGTAATTAAACATCCATTAATTTTAGATAAGTTAACAAGAATGCGAAAAAAAGACAGTAATTCCAAAGTTTTTAAAGAAAATCTTGATGAGATTGCCCAGTTAATGGCGTATGAAATTTTTCGTGATTTAGAGTTAAATGAATTTGAAATTGAAACGCCAGTTGCTAAAACTCAAGGATATAAAATTGCCCGTGATATTGTGCTATTTCCAATTTTACGAGCTGGATTAGGAATGGTTGATGGCATTATTAAATTAGTGCCCAATGCTAAAATTGGTCATATTGGGATGTATCGTGATGAAAAAACAATGCAACCGCATGAATATTTTGCCAAAAAACCAAGTAGTATTGAAAATGCGAATGTCCTAATTTTAGACCCGATGCTAGCAACCGGGGGCAGTGCTTGTTTAGCAATTGAAAAGGTAAAAGAATGGGGAGCACAGGGAATCAAATTAGTTTGTTTAGTAGCCGCACCTGAAGGGCGTGATTTTGTGGTCAAAGAACATCCCGATGTGGCAATTTATGTTGCGGCATTAGATGAAAAATTAAACGAAAAAGGATATATTGTTCCGGGACTTGGTGATGCAGGAGATCGGATTTTTGGAACCAAATAA
- a CDS encoding MG406 family protein: protein MEPNKKNKLIWKNKFKGVEYKMSMISVIALFGILIIVTILYLTLKWSWTLYSGLMLGYLFSLIGFLIILFSGWLLSISLNKYFFVLMYLVRLMIYAIPIIIYAYWDEYFNIFTIIIGLSIFSFSALFLNIKLPKRKKRGSDG, encoded by the coding sequence TTGGAACCAAATAAAAAAAATAAATTAATTTGAAAAAATAAGTTTAAAGGTGTAGAATATAAAATGTCAATGATAAGTGTCATCGCACTTTTTGGGATATTGATTATCGTAACAATTTTATATTTGACACTAAAGTGAAGTTGAACTTTATACTCAGGATTAATGCTAGGGTATTTGTTTTCTCTTATAGGTTTCTTAATCATTTTATTTTCCGGGTGATTGTTAAGTATAAGTTTAAATAAGTATTTTTTTGTCTTAATGTATCTTGTTCGCTTGATGATTTATGCTATTCCAATAATTATTTATGCTTATTGAGATGAATATTTTAATATATTTACCATTATTATTGGTCTTAGCATTTTCTCATTTTCTGCATTGTTTTTAAATATCAAACTCCCAAAAAGAAAAAAGAGAGGAAGTGATGGATAA
- a CDS encoding F0F1 ATP synthase subunit A translates to MLKNNLSLLTINIIPDPDKSGMDAWSATILLPQLLTLVITTFIIMMLCIGYYKRLKKLGPMDDPSGLVLFAEMAIKWVERQVIDLMGPKYKFLTVYVIYLLLYIGIGNLLSVVGFESTVTAYTVPLSMGLVTFFGIYYFGIKYQKLAYFKKFLINPLELLTQFVPLISISFRLFGNILGGTVIVTLLTTLLAFIWGHIPYIGPVDLLAGIILPWLSIYFDLFDGLIQAYIFAILTIAYWAMEMQHGGGEKHKEKSIKVKKVKNEQKVHLNV, encoded by the coding sequence GTGTTAAAGAACAACTTGAGTCTTCTAACAATCAATATTATTCCAGATCCTGATAAAAGTGGGATGGATGCCTGAAGTGCTACCATTTTGCTTCCGCAGTTACTAACGTTAGTAATTACTACTTTTATTATTATGATGTTATGTATTGGTTATTATAAACGACTTAAAAAACTAGGGCCAATGGATGATCCTAGCGGGTTAGTACTTTTTGCCGAAATGGCAATTAAGTGAGTTGAACGGCAAGTAATTGATTTAATGGGTCCAAAATATAAATTCTTAACAGTATATGTAATTTATTTATTATTATATATTGGGATTGGGAACTTATTAAGTGTTGTTGGTTTTGAGTCAACAGTAACCGCTTATACAGTGCCTTTATCAATGGGATTAGTAACGTTCTTTGGAATTTACTATTTTGGGATTAAATATCAAAAACTAGCTTATTTCAAAAAATTCTTAATTAACCCCTTAGAATTATTAACACAGTTTGTTCCTTTAATTTCGATTTCATTCCGTTTATTCGGGAATATCTTAGGAGGAACTGTTATTGTTACATTATTGACAACCTTATTGGCCTTCATATGAGGACATATTCCTTATATTGGACCAGTGGACTTATTAGCAGGAATTATCTTACCATGGTTAAGTATCTACTTTGACCTATTTGATGGATTAATTCAAGCATATATTTTTGCGATATTAACCATTGCCTACTGAGCGATGGAAATGCAGCATGGCGGTGGCGAAAAACACAAGGAAAAAAGTATCAAGGTAAAAAAAGTTAAAAATGAACAAAAAGTTCATTTAAATGTTTAA
- the atpE gene encoding ATP synthase F0 subunit C gives MLDLLSNFVGVWLMSIDGSFSKGMSLVGAGLAAIGCCGSGVGQGYTGGKAVEAIGRNPEVEGKVRTQYIIAAAITESGSIYALVIAIILAFVTAS, from the coding sequence ATGTTAGATCTATTATCGAATTTTGTAGGAGTTTGATTAATGTCAATTGATGGGTCATTCTCAAAAGGGATGAGTCTAGTTGGTGCTGGTTTAGCAGCGATTGGATGTTGTGGTTCAGGAGTTGGACAAGGTTATACTGGAGGGAAAGCAGTTGAAGCGATTGGACGTAACCCCGAAGTTGAAGGAAAAGTTCGTACGCAATATATTATTGCCGCAGCGATTACTGAATCAGGATCAATTTACGCATTAGTTATTGCGATTATTTTGGCATTTGTTACTGCCAGCTAA
- the atpF gene encoding F0F1 ATP synthase subunit B, with protein sequence MWLMSRPIEPAEIINQLFPNLWVFIAHVIATIVLLTLLTKWVYNPFRKAMRARRNKIREILQDAADKQAKANYDQKEATSLLTTAKVEANTIVATARSEAENKKHQIIDAAKKEAVHLNEQMKKEIEKEKEQYKDDIRKSIIEVAFDAAGQLLNKEISKDEHKKIVENFIDNLE encoded by the coding sequence ATGTGGTTAATGTCAAGACCAATTGAACCAGCGGAAATTATTAATCAGTTATTCCCTAACTTATGAGTCTTCATCGCGCACGTAATTGCGACAATTGTGTTATTAACATTGTTAACAAAATGAGTTTATAACCCATTTCGAAAAGCAATGCGTGCTCGTCGAAACAAAATAAGAGAAATTCTACAAGATGCTGCTGATAAACAAGCAAAAGCTAACTATGATCAAAAGGAAGCAACCAGCTTGTTAACAACAGCGAAAGTTGAAGCAAATACAATTGTGGCAACTGCGCGTAGTGAAGCGGAAAATAAAAAGCATCAAATTATCGATGCGGCAAAAAAAGAAGCGGTTCATTTAAACGAACAAATGAAAAAAGAAATTGAAAAAGAAAAAGAACAATACAAAGATGATATTCGAAAATCAATTATTGAAGTTGCGTTTGATGCAGCAGGTCAACTATTAAATAAAGAGATCAGTAAAGATGAGCACAAAAAAATTGTGGAAAACTTTATTGATAATTTAGAATAA
- a CDS encoding F0F1 ATP synthase subunit delta, with protein MIVSQKFIENYAVALLELAVENKKIDEYLKTANVIIDLFKEYPDYIKMLSNTYESKEERKVLLSKVFKGKIEADILHALYLLIDRESFYAVRLIFKHLRKLINERNDVQYGNVYSVEPLTQEQIKRIQDKLIKKFGYNIELVNKIVPNLIGGVKVKIKHEIIDGTLAGQLKTMKEKALGNK; from the coding sequence ATGATAGTTAGTCAAAAATTTATTGAAAACTATGCTGTTGCTTTATTAGAACTTGCTGTTGAAAATAAAAAAATTGATGAATATTTAAAAACAGCAAATGTCATTATTGATTTGTTCAAAGAATATCCCGATTATATTAAAATGCTTTCTAATACTTATGAATCAAAAGAAGAACGGAAAGTATTATTGAGCAAGGTTTTTAAAGGTAAAATTGAAGCAGATATTTTGCATGCCTTATATTTATTAATCGACAGAGAATCTTTTTATGCTGTTAGATTAATTTTTAAGCATTTACGAAAACTTATTAATGAGCGGAACGATGTTCAATATGGAAATGTTTATTCAGTAGAACCATTAACGCAAGAGCAAATTAAAAGAATTCAAGATAAATTAATTAAAAAATTTGGTTATAACATTGAATTGGTTAATAAGATTGTTCCCAATTTAATTGGTGGTGTAAAAGTTAAAATTAAACATGAAATTATTGATGGAACATTAGCTGGTCAATTAAAAACAATGAAAGAAAAAGCATTAGGAAATAAATAA